In Enterobacter sp. 638, a single window of DNA contains:
- a CDS encoding lipoprotein: protein MRYSALTLLVPCALLLSACTTPVTPAFKDIGTRSGPCIDGGPDVVAQQFYDYRIQHRNNDITALRPYLSDNLAKLLSDATRDPQHNALLQSDPFSSRTTPPDSAKVASASTIPNTDARNIPLRVKLTQGDQSWQDEVLMIREGQCWAIDDVRYIGGSVHAPAGTLRQSIENR, encoded by the coding sequence ATGCGCTATTCTGCTTTGACGCTTTTGGTGCCCTGCGCGCTGCTGCTCAGCGCCTGCACCACGCCTGTTACACCGGCTTTCAAGGATATCGGAACCCGCAGCGGCCCTTGTATTGACGGCGGTCCTGATGTGGTAGCCCAGCAGTTCTACGACTACCGAATTCAGCATCGCAACAACGACATCACCGCCCTGCGCCCGTATCTGAGCGACAACCTGGCGAAACTGCTGAGCGATGCCACCCGCGACCCGCAGCACAACGCGCTGCTTCAGTCCGATCCGTTCTCCAGTCGCACCACGCCGCCTGACAGTGCGAAGGTTGCCAGCGCCTCGACCATCCCAAATACCGACGCGCGAAACATCCCGTTAAGAGTGAAACTGACTCAAGGCGACCAGTCCTGGCAGGACGAAGTGCTGATGATTCGCGAAGGTCAATGCTGGGCAATTGATGACGTCCGCTATATCGGTGGCAGCGTCCACGCCCCGGCTGGCACTCTGCGCCAGTCGATTGAAAATCGCTGA